GAATTACTCCTTGAAAAAAACAATGATTCATGAGATATAGACTGACAGCTTTAGCAAACAAAAATAAGATGCTTTTTATTCGGAGCTATTCGTCAAAATGAGTCTTCTGACAGTCGTAAAAGCCTCACTTTCATTTGCCGGGAGGCAGATTTTTAGTGAAATAGGGTTACAGGTAGAACCGAGAGACCGGATAGGCCTGGTAGGTCCAAACGGATCCGGGAAAACCACTCTGCTCCGGCTTATCATGGGGGAGGTTTCCCCTGACAGTGGAGAAGTCATCGTAACAAAAGACACCCGGGTAGGCTACCTGCCCCAGAGCATACAGGAAACCCTGTCAGGACCTATCTTGCAATCTGTTATTGATTCCGTTCCCGGGCGGGTAGACATGGAAAATGAGCTTAGAAAGGCAGAGGCATCTCTTGAAGAAGCATCTCGTAAACGGGATCAAACGAGCATCGCCGAAAAACTGGGAGAGATACATCAGGAGATCAACCGGCTCGACCTGGAATACCCGCGTCATGCGGCGGAAAAGATACTGTTGGGGCTTGGGTTTGTGACTTCTGATTTTGACAGACTTGTTTCTTCTCTAAGCAGTGGATGGAAAATGAGAGCGGCACTGGCCAGTCTTCTATACCAGAGACCCGACTTGCTCCTCCTGGATGAGCCTACTAACCACCTTGACATCCCGTCCGTGCATTGGCTTGAACAGTTTCTGAAGGACTACAGTGGTGCTATGATTCTTGTGTCCCATGACAGGGATTTCATAAACCGGCAGATCAATCGAATTATCAGCTTTGGTCAGGAAGGGATGAAATCTTACAGCGGCAATTACGATTTCTACCTGAAAGCCCGTGAGGAAGAGCACAGAACCCTTGAGGCAAATGCCAGAAAGCAGGAGCAAAGAGTTAAAGAGGCGGAGAAATTTATTGAAAGATTTCGTGCCAAGGCCAGTAAAGCCAGACAGGCACAGAGCAAGATTAAATTGCTCAACAAAATGGAACTGGTTAAAACCCACCGCAGAGAAAAGGCACCCCATTTTTCCTTCCCTGCCGCTCCTCGAAGTGGAATGGTTGTCGTGTCCATCAAAGGTATGTCAAAAGGGTTTGATGAAAGGCCTTTGTATAAAGACATTAACTTGAGCGTGTTAAGGGGGGAAAGGACAGCCATTATCGGGCCAAACGGATATGGTAAGACAACCTTGCTCAGGATGGTTGCCGGTGAAATAGAACCGGATAAGGGAGAGATATCGTTGGGGCACAAGGTCAGTATGAGCTATTTTGCACAGCATCACTCAGACATGCTTGACCATCAAAAGACAGTGATTGAAGAGGTGTACCAGGTTTCTCCGGATGAGAGTATCGGTTTCGTAAGAGGGGTCTGTGGGGCATTCCTGTTCTCAGGGCAGGACGTGGACAAGACTATAGGTGTTCTATCTGGGGGAGAAAGGGCCCGTGTCTCACTTGCAAAGCTTCTTATCAAGCCCGGAAATCTTATGGTGATGGATGAACCAACCAACCATCTTGACATTTCATCTTCAGAGGCATTGATCGATGCGCTTTCTGAATACAACGGAACCCTGCTTTTTGTATCGCATAACCAGTCATTTGTCAACAGGCTGGCAACAAAGATATGGGATATAAGAGGAGGCGGAATCGTAGAGTACCCGGGAAATCTGGACGAATATTATTTCCATATTGCCATGGCAGAGGAGGAACCTGCTAACGGTTATGACCAGGGGACATTATGTGAAAGAAGAAGGGGGAAGAAGGCATCGGTCAAAAAGGGGCAGGATCGAAAAAAAGAAAAAAGGGGGAAAGCAGAAAAACGGCAACTGATATACGGTACGCTGAAACCGATCATGACCGAAGTGGGTCGTTTGGAAGAACGAATTGCTGAGCTTGAAGCAAGGCAGGAAGATCTGGAAAGACTGCTTGAAGAACCGAACATCTTTAATGATAACGACAGGGGTGTTCTGCTTCTTAAAGAATACAAAGCAGTCAGGGAAGAGCAGGATGAGTTACTTCTGAAATGGGAAAGGACTCAGGACAAGCTGGAAACAAGAAGAAGGGAGCTGTCAGACTGTCTGGCAGGGAGAGATGTTTTATGAAACGAGAGAATTTAAGGAATATCGCCATTATTGCCCATGTTGATCATGGCAAAACGACCCTTGTGGATGGCATGCTTCATCAGGCCGGTATTTTTCGTGCCAATGAAAAGGTGCAGGAAAGGGTCATGGACAGTATTGACCTGGAGCGGGAAAAGGGAATTACCATTATGGCAAAGAATACCGCGGTTACATACAACGGTATAAAGATAAATATTATTGACACCCCGGGGCATGCCGATTTCGGCGGTGAAGTGGAAAGAACAATGAAGATGGCGGATGGTGTTCTCCTGTTAGTTGATGCCTCCGAGGGTACGCTGCCTCAGACAAGATTCGTCCTGAAAAAGGCTCTTGAGCTGAATCTGCCGGTAATCCTGGTTATTAATAAAATAGACAGGTCTGATGCCAGGATAGAGGAGGTTTTGAATGAAGTCTATGACCTGTTCATCGACCTCGATGCTACAGAAGATCAACTGGAGTTTCCAATTGTCTATACTAATGCCAAACAGGGGGTTGCAAAACGCAATCTCAGTGACAAATCAGGCAATTTAATGCCGCTCTTTGAGCTTATCCTCGGAACTATCCCTGCGCCTGAAGGCGACAACAATGCCGTACTCCAATATCTGGTTACAAACATAGACTACAATGACTATCTGGGCAGGCTTGCCATAGGAAAGGTGTTTTCAGGGTCAATAAGGATTGGGGACAACGTGGCTGTAATAAATGGTGATGGAAATGCCGTTAAAAGAAATATAAGCTCAATGTACACCTTTCATGGACTTGAACGTGAAGAGGCAAAGAAAGTGTCTGTAGGTGATATCGTTGTACTGGCAGGGATTGAAGGCATCAATATCGGGGATACGATTACGGAGATTGAAAACCCAAAACCCCTTCCACGGATCAAGGTTGACGAGCCGACCATCTCAATGGTCTTTTCAGTGAATACCTCTCCCTTTGCCGGTAGGGAAGGAAGGTATGTTACCTCCAGAAATTTAAGGGAAAGGCTGGAGAAGGAATTGCTATACAATGTTTCCATAAAGGTCGATTTCACGAATACGGATTCATTTAAGGTTATGGGACGAGGAGAACTACAGCTTGCAATCCTCATAGAGATGATGAGGCGTGAGGGTTATGAGCTTTCAGTATCAATGCCCGAGATAATAACAAGGGAAGTAAACGGCGCATTGCATGAGCCCATTGAACTGCTCGTTATTGATTTGCCGGAAGAGTTTATTGGTGTGGTAACGCAGCAGGTTGGATTGAGAAAGGGAAAGATGCAGAAGATGCATAACAACGGACGCGGAAGGGTGAGGCTTGAGTTCAGGATACCCTCAAGAGGTCTGATAGGCTTCAGGTCACAGTTTCTCACCGACACGAGAGGTACCGGGCTTCTCAACCACCTGTTCGACGGGTACGAGTCATGGCATGGACACATGTCGAAAAGACAGACCGGTGCCCTTGTGTCTGACAGAAATGGCAAGTCAACCACATATGCGCTAGTCCATCTTCAGCCAAGGGGAACCATTTTTATTAAAGAAAACACACCGGTTTATGAAGGGATGATTATAGGCGAAAATTCAAGGGACAATGATCTGGACGTGAATGTTACAAAGGAAAAAGCGCTCACAAACATGCGGGCAGCAGGTTCTGACGAAGCATTGCAGTTAGTCCCTCCAAGACTACTGACTCTGGAACAGTCTATTGAGTTCATCAGAGAAGACGAATTGGTTGAAGTAACGCCACAGTCTATCAGGTTGAGAAAAGGAGTCCTCGATGTCAATAAGAGGCCGAAGTGGAAGTCCTGAAAAATTCTCTTATATGATTACCTTATTTGTTCTATTGATTACCTCCCTTTGCTTGCCAGCAGGGCTTCAACAAATGAATCGAGATTTGCCTTGGAAGAAATATCATCATATTCTCTTATATCTATGCCGTCTAAATCAAAGATGGTTGTAGGCACACCAAATTCTTTGTATACAATATCTTTTACCGGTCTCATATATCCGGGCAAGAGCCCACATGTCCTCTTTACCAGCCCGAAAACTCCGTCTATGTTGAAATCACTGAT
The DNA window shown above is from Thermodesulfobacteriota bacterium and carries:
- a CDS encoding ABC-F family ATP-binding cassette domain-containing protein, yielding MSLLTVVKASLSFAGRQIFSEIGLQVEPRDRIGLVGPNGSGKTTLLRLIMGEVSPDSGEVIVTKDTRVGYLPQSIQETLSGPILQSVIDSVPGRVDMENELRKAEASLEEASRKRDQTSIAEKLGEIHQEINRLDLEYPRHAAEKILLGLGFVTSDFDRLVSSLSSGWKMRAALASLLYQRPDLLLLDEPTNHLDIPSVHWLEQFLKDYSGAMILVSHDRDFINRQINRIISFGQEGMKSYSGNYDFYLKAREEEHRTLEANARKQEQRVKEAEKFIERFRAKASKARQAQSKIKLLNKMELVKTHRREKAPHFSFPAAPRSGMVVVSIKGMSKGFDERPLYKDINLSVLRGERTAIIGPNGYGKTTLLRMVAGEIEPDKGEISLGHKVSMSYFAQHHSDMLDHQKTVIEEVYQVSPDESIGFVRGVCGAFLFSGQDVDKTIGVLSGGERARVSLAKLLIKPGNLMVMDEPTNHLDISSSEALIDALSEYNGTLLFVSHNQSFVNRLATKIWDIRGGGIVEYPGNLDEYYFHIAMAEEEPANGYDQGTLCERRRGKKASVKKGQDRKKEKRGKAEKRQLIYGTLKPIMTEVGRLEERIAELEARQEDLERLLEEPNIFNDNDRGVLLLKEYKAVREEQDELLLKWERTQDKLETRRRELSDCLAGRDVL
- the typA gene encoding translational GTPase TypA → MKRENLRNIAIIAHVDHGKTTLVDGMLHQAGIFRANEKVQERVMDSIDLEREKGITIMAKNTAVTYNGIKINIIDTPGHADFGGEVERTMKMADGVLLLVDASEGTLPQTRFVLKKALELNLPVILVINKIDRSDARIEEVLNEVYDLFIDLDATEDQLEFPIVYTNAKQGVAKRNLSDKSGNLMPLFELILGTIPAPEGDNNAVLQYLVTNIDYNDYLGRLAIGKVFSGSIRIGDNVAVINGDGNAVKRNISSMYTFHGLEREEAKKVSVGDIVVLAGIEGINIGDTITEIENPKPLPRIKVDEPTISMVFSVNTSPFAGREGRYVTSRNLRERLEKELLYNVSIKVDFTNTDSFKVMGRGELQLAILIEMMRREGYELSVSMPEIITREVNGALHEPIELLVIDLPEEFIGVVTQQVGLRKGKMQKMHNNGRGRVRLEFRIPSRGLIGFRSQFLTDTRGTGLLNHLFDGYESWHGHMSKRQTGALVSDRNGKSTTYALVHLQPRGTIFIKENTPVYEGMIIGENSRDNDLDVNVTKEKALTNMRAAGSDEALQLVPPRLLTLEQSIEFIREDELVEVTPQSIRLRKGVLDVNKRPKWKS